A genome region from Euphorbia lathyris chromosome 4, ddEupLath1.1, whole genome shotgun sequence includes the following:
- the LOC136226134 gene encoding probable receptor-like protein kinase At5g59700, translating into MVNSGFLVWVSSILCFIWITSGYEPKDNYLIDCGSSSNTSVGDRVFVADQFFSNLHLISAKNTSTSPKSSPYEPSLFQTAAIFNQTSHYTFSITKPGRHWIRLYFFPFIFRDYNLSSAKFSVSAQNFTLIKEYQSKDDPEVREYSFNVTSNSLMLTFTPAANSLAYVNALEVFSLPDEVIPAGANTIGPQRNYQNLWNQALETVERVNMGNQTVFPQNDTLWRNWDSDIEFIRHSTAGNFVANIQAVNYTEGGPTENVAPRSVYGTATVLNSIDDPNTNVNVTWNFSVDLGFSYLLRFHFCDILSASRARFYFNVYVGTSSVVQYLDLLNQTSNVPAAPYILDVITDVVVNQNLVVSVGPSLNSAYPNTILNGLEIMKISNSKDSLDVLDSSSSKSSETKVVLVVSLAVGLFVVMVSGLVLFLLCRRRRLSRGSQFATNGRDTVLTTGSKFSNGTNIFSTSKFGYRFPFVVIQEATDYFSESLILGVGGFGKVYKGVLKDETIVAVKRGTSQSQGVAEFQTEIEMLSQFRHRHLVSLIGYCDERNELIIIYEFMENGTLKDHLYGSNHLGLSWKQRLEICIGAAKGLHYLHTGSTKAIIHRDVKSANILLDENFMAKVADFGLSKTGPEIDQSHVSTAVKGSFGYLDPEYLIRQQLTEKSDVYSFGVVMFEVLCGRPVIDPSLPREKVNLIEWASKCYKAGKLKEIVDPRLEGEVNPDCLQKFGEIAEKCLAESGVYRPSMGDILWNLESALQVQMSEERSSSNGNPSTQFNRANSFEASVSAAQISMGSMGELSNVSMSKVFAQMVREEMR; encoded by the coding sequence ATGGTGAATTCTGGATTTCTTGTCTGGGTTTCTTCAATTTTGTGTTTCATATGGATTACATCAGGATATGAGCCTAAAGATAACTATTTGATAGATTGTGGTTCCTCTTCTAATACATCAGTAGGGGATCGTGTGTTTGTAGCTGATCAATTTTTCTCCAATCTACACTTAATTTCAGCTAAAAACACTTCTACTTCTCCTAAATCATCTCCATATGAGCCATCTCTCTTTCAAACTGCAGCAATTTTCAATCAAACCTCTCATTACACTTTCTCAATCACTAAACCAGGAAGGCACTGGATTCGCCTTTATTTCTTCCCTTTTATTTTCAGAGACTATAATCTGAGCTCAGCTAAATTCTCTGTTTCTGCTCAAAATTTTACCCTTATCAAGGAGTATCAATCAAAGGATGATCCTGAGGTTAGAGAGTACTCTTTCAATGTTACTTCTAATAGCCTGATGCTTACTTTTACTCCTGCTGCAAATTCTTTGGCTTATGTGAATGCCTTGGAAGTTTTTTCACTTCCTGATGAGGTAATTCCTGCTGGTGCCAACACAATTGGTCCCCAAAGAAACTATCAAAATCTCTGGAATCAGGCATTGGAGACAGTTGAGAGGGTTAACATGGGAAATCAAACTGTTTTTCCTCAAAATGATACTTTATGGAGAAATTGGGATTCTGATATTGAGTTTATTAGACACAGCACTGCAGGAAACTTTGTGGCTAACATTCAAGCTGTTAACTACACGGAAGGGGGTCCAACTGAAAATGTTGCTCCTCGGTCCGTCTATGGTACTGCTACTGTTTTGAATTCAATTGATGATCCTAACACCAATGTCAATGTTACTTGGAATTTCTCTGTTGATCTGGGTTTTAGTTATCTTTTGCGGTTCCATTTCTGTGATATATTAAGTGCATCTCGTGCAAGATTCTATTTCAATGTTTATGTTGGTACTTCTTCAGTTGTTCAGTATCTTGATCTTCTTAATCAAACATCAAATGTGCCTGCTGCTCCATATATTCTGGATGTGATCACAGATGTTGTTGTAAACCAAAATTTAGTTGTTAGTGTTGGCCCTTCTTTAAACAGTGCTTACCCGAATACCATTCTTAATGGGTTGGAGATAATGAAAATTAGCAATTCTAAGGACAGCCTTGATGTCTTAGACTCTAGTTCATCGAAAAGTTCGGAGACGAAAGTCGTTCTAGTAGTAAGTTTGGCTGTTGGATTGTTTGTTGTTATGGTTTCTGGTTTGGTTCTCTTTCTGCTATGTCGAAGAAGGAGATTATCACGTGGAAGCCAATTTGCTACTAATGGAAGAGATACTGTTCTTACCACTGGTAGTAAGTTCTCCAATGGGACCAATATATTCTCAACTTCGAAGTTTGGTTATCGATTTCCATTCGTGGTAATACAAGAGGCTACTGATTACTTCAGTGAAAGTTTGATTCTTGGTGTTGGTGGTTTTGGGAAGGTTTACAAGGGAGTTCTGAAAGATGAGACAATAGTGGCAGTTAAAAGAGGAACTTCTCAATCACAAGGTGTTGCAGAATTCCAGACAGAGATTGAAATGTTATCTCAGTTCAGACATAGACATTTGGTTTCTTTGATTGGATATTGTGATGAAAGGAATGAActgattataatttatgaattcaTGGAGAATGGTACCCTCAAGGATCATTTATATGGTTCAAATCATCTTGGTTTGAGTTGGAAACAGCGGCTCGAGATATGCATTGGAGCAGCAAAAGGACTTCACTATCTGCATACTGGCTCGACAAAGGCGATTATTCACCGAGATGTCAAGTCTGCAAACATACTGCTAGACGAGAATTTTATGGCTAAGGTTGCTGATTTTGGCCTTTCGAAGACTGGTCCTGAGATTGATCAGTCTCATGTTAGCACAGCAGTAAAAGGAAGCTTTGGGTATCTTGATCCGGAGTATCTGATAAGACAACAGCTGACAGAGAAATCTGATGTTTACTCATTTGGAGTCGTAATGTTTGAAGTACTCTGCGGAAGGCCTGTTATTGACCCGTCACTGCCAAGGGAAAAGGTGAACTTGATTGAATGGGCATCAAAGTGTTACAAGGCAGGGAAACTGAAGGAAATTGTAGATCCCCGTCTTGAAGGTGAAGTAAACCCTGATTGTTTGCAGAAGTTCGGAGAGATAGCCGAGAAATGCTTGGCGGAAAGCGGTGTTTATCGGCCTTCAATGGGAGATATATTATGGAATTTAGAGTCTGCACTTCAGGTTCAGATGAGTGAAGAGAGATCCAGTTCCAATGGTAACCCATCTACGCAATTCAACCGTGCGAATAGCTTCGAGGCGAGTGTTTCTGCTGCCCAAATCAGCATGGGAAGCATGGGAGAACTCTCAAATGTTTCAATGAGCAAAGTTTTTGCTCAAATGGTGAGAGAGGAAATGAGGTAG
- the LOC136226430 gene encoding putative protein FAR1-RELATED SEQUENCE 10 isoform X1 produces the protein MTSIESKNVWMKRQQCPCGDWKCYISYEGDSDDTITSQLVKNNTFQSEPMVAPYVGMVFKSDDDAFEYYGNFARRNGFSIRKERSRLSPQLGIYKRDFVCYRSGFAPARKKPTGEHHRDRKSVRCGCDAKMYLSKEVVEGVSQWFVVQFSNVHNHELLEDDQVRLLPAYRKIQEADQERILLLSKAGFPIHRIVKVLELEKGIQGGQLPFLERDVRNFVQNRKKVVQENDALLSEKRENDTMELLEACKSAKEVDEDFVYDYTVDENDKVENIAWSYGDSVRAYTFFGDVVYFDTSYRSITYGMLFGAWLGIENNGKIIFFGCVLLQDETPRSFVWAMQAFVRLMKGKCPQTILTDLDMGLKDAISSELPSTKHVIPKWTILPKVYSWFSLPLGSRYGEFKSKFDELYHIENAEDFELQWNQMVSLYGLGSDKHIALLNSLRGSWALSYVRGYFLARMATSAYSKSVDAFIKGVCSTESCLRTFFEQVGVSANYQNLARQEMQYKLRKTCIPIEEHARSILTPFAFSALQHELTLAMQYAPSEMADGSYLVHHFKKMDGEHFVIWLPENEQIHCSCKEFESSGILCRHALRVFVQKNYFQLPEKYYLSRWRRENSLVFHDDQYIQNNDDEWIQEYEALNETLFTESSATKERSDFVRGELPKELTRLLTEVRDMPDCSGVAMSLTLSPIG, from the exons ATGACATCAATAGAATCGAAAAACGTATGGATGAAGAGGCAGCAATGTCCTTGTGGAGATTGGAAATGTTATATTTCTTATGAAGGAGATTCTGATGATACTATCACATCCCAATTGGTTAAAAACAATACCTTCCAATCTGAGCCTATGGTAGCTCCATATGTAGGAATGGTGTTTAAGAGTGATGATGATGCTTTTGAATATTATGGAAATTTTGCTAGGAGAAATGGCTTCTCTATTAGGAAAGAGAGGTCAAGATTGAGCCCACAATTGGGCATTTACAAACGTGATTTTGTTTGTTATCGTTCCGGATTTGCACCAGCTAGGAAAAAGCCTACTGGGGAACATCATAGAGATAGGAAATCAGTGCGATGTGGATGTGATGCTAAAATGTATTTGTCGAAGGAAGTTGTTGAAGGAGTTTCTCAATGGTTTGTTGTGCAATTTAGCAATGTACATAATCATGAACTTTTGGAAGATGACCAAGTGCGGCTTCTTCCAGCATATCGAAAAATCCAAGAGGCAGATCAGGAGAGAATTCTATTGCTTTCTAAAGCTGGGTTCCCAATCCACCGTATAGTGAAGGTTCTCGAGTTGGAAAAGGGGATTCAAGGTGGACAATTGCCTTTTCTAGAGAGAGATGTTAGGAATTTTGTCCAAAACCGCAAGAAAGTTGTCCAAGAAAATGATGCTTTACTCtctgaaaaaagggaaaatgatACAATGGAACTTCTTGAGGCATGCAAGTCTGCAAAAGAGGTGGATGAGGACTTTGTTTATGATTATACAGTGGATGAGAACGACAAGGTTGAAAACATTGCATGGTCATATGGTGACTCAGTTCGTGCCTATACATTCTTCGGTGATGTGGTTTATTTTGACACTAGTTATCGCTCTATCACATATGGTATGCTTTTTGGAGCATGGCTTGGAATTGAAAATAATGGGAAGATCATATTTTTTGGCTGTGTGTTGTTGCAGGATGAAACACCCCGTTCCTTTGTATGGGCAATGCAG GCTTTTGTTCGTCTTATGAAAGGAAAATGCCCACAAACAATTTTGACTGACCTTGATATGGGGCTTAAAGATGCAATAAGCAGCGAATTGCCTAGCACTAAACATGTTATACCGAAATGGACTATTCTACCCAAGGTGTACAGTTGGTTTTCTCTTCCTCTTGGAAGTCGATATGGCGAATTTAAATCCAAGTTTGATGAGTTATATCATATTGAGAATGCAGAAGATTTTGAACTTCAATGGAATCAAATGGTTTCCTTGTATGGACTTGGTTCAGATAAGCACATTGCTTTGCTCAATTCTCTCCGGGGATCCTGGGCTTTGTCTTATGTAAGAGGTTACTTTCTTGCTCGAATGGCAACATCAGCATATTCCAAGTCTGTGGATGCATTTATAAAGGGAGTTTGTAGTACAGAATCATGTTTACGTACCTTCTTCGAGCAG GTTGGTGTTTCTGCCAATTATCAGAACCTGGCACGTCAAGAGATGCAATATAAGCTTAGAAAGACTTGCATACCTATTGAAGAACACGCACGCAGTATTCTTACGCCTTTTGCCTTCAGCGCTTTACAACATGAATTAACCTTAGCAATGCAATATGCTCCATCTGAAATGGCTGATGGCTCATATCTCGTGCACCACTTCAAGAAGATGGATGGAGAGCACTTCGTCATATGGTTACCAGAAAATGAACAGATCCACTGTTCATGTAAGGAATTTGAATCTTCAGGGATATTGTGCAGACATGCTCTACGAGTATTTGTTCAGAAAAATTATTTTCAGCTTCCTGAGAAATATTATTTAAGCAGATGGAGACGGGAAAATTCGCTAGTTTTTCATGATGATCAATATATTCAAAACAACGATGATGAGTGGATTCAAGAATATGAGGCCTTGAATGAAACTTTGTTCACAGAGTCATCAGCCACAAAGGAACGTTCTGACTTTGTTCGTGGGGAACTACCAAAAGAACTGACAAGGCTTCTAACCGAAGTTAGAGACATGCCAGATTGCAGTGGAGTTGCTATGAGTTTGACCCTTTCACCGATAGGCTAG
- the LOC136226430 gene encoding putative protein FAR1-RELATED SEQUENCE 10 isoform X2 yields MKRQQCPCGDWKCYISYEGDSDDTITSQLVKNNTFQSEPMVAPYVGMVFKSDDDAFEYYGNFARRNGFSIRKERSRLSPQLGIYKRDFVCYRSGFAPARKKPTGEHHRDRKSVRCGCDAKMYLSKEVVEGVSQWFVVQFSNVHNHELLEDDQVRLLPAYRKIQEADQERILLLSKAGFPIHRIVKVLELEKGIQGGQLPFLERDVRNFVQNRKKVVQENDALLSEKRENDTMELLEACKSAKEVDEDFVYDYTVDENDKVENIAWSYGDSVRAYTFFGDVVYFDTSYRSITYGMLFGAWLGIENNGKIIFFGCVLLQDETPRSFVWAMQAFVRLMKGKCPQTILTDLDMGLKDAISSELPSTKHVIPKWTILPKVYSWFSLPLGSRYGEFKSKFDELYHIENAEDFELQWNQMVSLYGLGSDKHIALLNSLRGSWALSYVRGYFLARMATSAYSKSVDAFIKGVCSTESCLRTFFEQVGVSANYQNLARQEMQYKLRKTCIPIEEHARSILTPFAFSALQHELTLAMQYAPSEMADGSYLVHHFKKMDGEHFVIWLPENEQIHCSCKEFESSGILCRHALRVFVQKNYFQLPEKYYLSRWRRENSLVFHDDQYIQNNDDEWIQEYEALNETLFTESSATKERSDFVRGELPKELTRLLTEVRDMPDCSGVAMSLTLSPIG; encoded by the exons ATGAAGAGGCAGCAATGTCCTTGTGGAGATTGGAAATGTTATATTTCTTATGAAGGAGATTCTGATGATACTATCACATCCCAATTGGTTAAAAACAATACCTTCCAATCTGAGCCTATGGTAGCTCCATATGTAGGAATGGTGTTTAAGAGTGATGATGATGCTTTTGAATATTATGGAAATTTTGCTAGGAGAAATGGCTTCTCTATTAGGAAAGAGAGGTCAAGATTGAGCCCACAATTGGGCATTTACAAACGTGATTTTGTTTGTTATCGTTCCGGATTTGCACCAGCTAGGAAAAAGCCTACTGGGGAACATCATAGAGATAGGAAATCAGTGCGATGTGGATGTGATGCTAAAATGTATTTGTCGAAGGAAGTTGTTGAAGGAGTTTCTCAATGGTTTGTTGTGCAATTTAGCAATGTACATAATCATGAACTTTTGGAAGATGACCAAGTGCGGCTTCTTCCAGCATATCGAAAAATCCAAGAGGCAGATCAGGAGAGAATTCTATTGCTTTCTAAAGCTGGGTTCCCAATCCACCGTATAGTGAAGGTTCTCGAGTTGGAAAAGGGGATTCAAGGTGGACAATTGCCTTTTCTAGAGAGAGATGTTAGGAATTTTGTCCAAAACCGCAAGAAAGTTGTCCAAGAAAATGATGCTTTACTCtctgaaaaaagggaaaatgatACAATGGAACTTCTTGAGGCATGCAAGTCTGCAAAAGAGGTGGATGAGGACTTTGTTTATGATTATACAGTGGATGAGAACGACAAGGTTGAAAACATTGCATGGTCATATGGTGACTCAGTTCGTGCCTATACATTCTTCGGTGATGTGGTTTATTTTGACACTAGTTATCGCTCTATCACATATGGTATGCTTTTTGGAGCATGGCTTGGAATTGAAAATAATGGGAAGATCATATTTTTTGGCTGTGTGTTGTTGCAGGATGAAACACCCCGTTCCTTTGTATGGGCAATGCAG GCTTTTGTTCGTCTTATGAAAGGAAAATGCCCACAAACAATTTTGACTGACCTTGATATGGGGCTTAAAGATGCAATAAGCAGCGAATTGCCTAGCACTAAACATGTTATACCGAAATGGACTATTCTACCCAAGGTGTACAGTTGGTTTTCTCTTCCTCTTGGAAGTCGATATGGCGAATTTAAATCCAAGTTTGATGAGTTATATCATATTGAGAATGCAGAAGATTTTGAACTTCAATGGAATCAAATGGTTTCCTTGTATGGACTTGGTTCAGATAAGCACATTGCTTTGCTCAATTCTCTCCGGGGATCCTGGGCTTTGTCTTATGTAAGAGGTTACTTTCTTGCTCGAATGGCAACATCAGCATATTCCAAGTCTGTGGATGCATTTATAAAGGGAGTTTGTAGTACAGAATCATGTTTACGTACCTTCTTCGAGCAG GTTGGTGTTTCTGCCAATTATCAGAACCTGGCACGTCAAGAGATGCAATATAAGCTTAGAAAGACTTGCATACCTATTGAAGAACACGCACGCAGTATTCTTACGCCTTTTGCCTTCAGCGCTTTACAACATGAATTAACCTTAGCAATGCAATATGCTCCATCTGAAATGGCTGATGGCTCATATCTCGTGCACCACTTCAAGAAGATGGATGGAGAGCACTTCGTCATATGGTTACCAGAAAATGAACAGATCCACTGTTCATGTAAGGAATTTGAATCTTCAGGGATATTGTGCAGACATGCTCTACGAGTATTTGTTCAGAAAAATTATTTTCAGCTTCCTGAGAAATATTATTTAAGCAGATGGAGACGGGAAAATTCGCTAGTTTTTCATGATGATCAATATATTCAAAACAACGATGATGAGTGGATTCAAGAATATGAGGCCTTGAATGAAACTTTGTTCACAGAGTCATCAGCCACAAAGGAACGTTCTGACTTTGTTCGTGGGGAACTACCAAAAGAACTGACAAGGCTTCTAACCGAAGTTAGAGACATGCCAGATTGCAGTGGAGTTGCTATGAGTTTGACCCTTTCACCGATAGGCTAG